A genomic region of Saccopteryx bilineata isolate mSacBil1 chromosome 1, mSacBil1_pri_phased_curated, whole genome shotgun sequence contains the following coding sequences:
- the SMIM29 gene encoding small integral membrane protein 29: MSNTTVPNTPQANSDSMVGYVLVPFFLITLVGVVVAVVMYVQKKKRVDRLRHHLLPMYSYDPAEELHEAEQELLSDVGDPKVVHGWQSGYQHKRMPLLDVRT; this comes from the exons ATGAGTAACACCACGGTCCCCAATACCCCCCAGGCCAACAGTGACTCCATGGTGGGCTATGTGTTGGTGCCCTTCTTCCTCATCACCCTGGTCGGGGTGGTGGTGGCCGTG GTCATGTATGTCCAGAAGAAAAAGCG GGTGGACCGGCTTCGCCACCACCTGCTCCCCATGTATAGCTACGACCCCGCTGAGGAGCTACACGAGGCCGAGCAGGAGCTCCTCTCTGACGTGGGAGACCCGAAG GTGGTGCACGGCTGGCAGAGTGGCTACCAGCACAAGCGGATGCCCTTGCTGGATGTCAGGACCTGA
- the HMGA1 gene encoding high mobility group protein HMG-I/HMG-Y isoform X1 — protein sequence MSESSSKSSQPLASKQEKDGTEKRGRGRPRKQPPVSPGTALVGSQKEPSEVPTPKRPRGRPKGSKNKGAAKTRKTTTTPGRKPRGRPKKLEKEEEEGISQESSEEEQ from the exons ATGAGCGAGTCGAGTTCGAAGTCCAGCCAGCCCTTGGCCTCCAAGCAGGAAAAGGACGGCACCGAGAAGCGAGGGCGGGGCAGGCCTCGCAAGCAGCCTCCGGTGAGTCCCGGGACGGCGCTGGTAGGGAGTCAG AAGGAGCCCAGTGAAGTGCCAACACCGAAGAGACCTCGGGGCAGGCCAAAGGGGAGCAAAAACAAGGGAGCTGCCAAGACCCGG AAAACCACCACAACTCCAGGAAGGAAACCAAGGGGCAGACCCAAAAAACTG gagaaggaggaagaagagggcatCTCGCAGGAGTCCTCAGAGGAGGAGCAGTGA
- the HMGA1 gene encoding high mobility group protein HMG-I/HMG-Y isoform X2 — MSESSSKSSQPLASKQEKDGTEKRGRGRPRKQPPKEPSEVPTPKRPRGRPKGSKNKGAAKTRKTTTTPGRKPRGRPKKLEKEEEEGISQESSEEEQ; from the exons ATGAGCGAGTCGAGTTCGAAGTCCAGCCAGCCCTTGGCCTCCAAGCAGGAAAAGGACGGCACCGAGAAGCGAGGGCGGGGCAGGCCTCGCAAGCAGCCTCCG AAGGAGCCCAGTGAAGTGCCAACACCGAAGAGACCTCGGGGCAGGCCAAAGGGGAGCAAAAACAAGGGAGCTGCCAAGACCCGG AAAACCACCACAACTCCAGGAAGGAAACCAAGGGGCAGACCCAAAAAACTG gagaaggaggaagaagagggcatCTCGCAGGAGTCCTCAGAGGAGGAGCAGTGA